DNA sequence from the Deinococcus humi genome:
AGCACCGTGTCGGCGGCACGGGCGCGAAAGTCACCGCGCGCAACACGCTGATTGCCTACGCGTTTCTGCTGCCCTTCCTGATTCTGCTGGTGATCTACCACACCTGGCCGGTCATTTTCGGGACGTATCTGGCGTTCACGAAGTACAACATCATCTCGCCTCCACAGTGGGTGGGACTGGCGAATTTCCGGGAGCTGATGGCCGACGAACAGTTCTGGTCAGGGCTGACCAACAGCCTCAAGTACATTCTGATCGTGCCAGTCATTCAGATCGTGGCACTGCTGGTGGCGCTGCTGGTCAATCGACCCATGAAAGGAATCGGCTTTTTTCGCACGGCGTTTTACGTGCCTGTCGTGACCAGTTTCGCCGTGGTGGGACTGATCTGGAACTGGATGTACCAGCAGGAGGGACCAGTGAACGCGGTGCTGGGGTTCCTGGGGCTGCACCGGGGCGGCAGCTTTCTCAACAATCCGGCCACCGCGCTGTACGCCGTGATGTTCGTGACGCTGTGGAAGGGCATCGGCTATTACATGGTGCTGTACCTGGCGGGGCTGCAGAGCATCAGCCCGGAGCTGGAAGAAGCCGCCACCATTGACGGCGCGTCCCGCCCCCAGGTCTTCTGGAACATCACGCTGCCGGGGCTGAGGCCCACCATCCTGGTATGCAGCCTGCTGTCCACCATCAGCGCCATCAAGGTCTTCGAGGAGATCTACGTGATGACCCAGGGCGGCCCCGCCGGAAGCACCTACTCGGCGCTGTTCTACACATACTCACGGGCCTTTCAGGATTTTCAGTACGGGCTGGCCGCCGCCGCCGGGATCATCATCGCCGTCATTTCCATCATTTTCGGGCTGATTAACTTCCGGCTGACGCGTGGGGGGAAAGCCGATGCTTGAGACGCGCCCCGCCCCCGCCCAGCCCGATTCGTTTGCCGCCACCGCTGCCCGGCTGAAAGCCAGACGTCAGCAGCGCCGCCGCCTGACCGATTTGCTGGCCTACGCCGTGCTGATCGTCATCGCACTGATCATGCTGTATCCGTTCTACTGGACCCTGATCACCAGTTTCGAGCCGACGGGCAACATCTACGAGGCCAAGATTCTGCCCAGAGCAGTCGGCATCCGCAACTACGCCGAGATGTGGAAGGGCACCACCGTTCCGTTCTGGCGGCTGATCCTGAACAGCCTGATCATCTGCACGCTGGGCGTTTCTCTGACCGTGACGCTGGCGACGCTGGCCGCCTACCCACTGGCGAAGATGCGTTTTCCGGGCCGTGACCTGATCTTCTACGCGATCCTGGCGCTGATGGTGCTGCCCAACGAGTCCGGGCTGATCGTCAATTACATCACCACCATCAAGCTGGGGCTGCTGCAACAGACCAACCCGGTGATCGACGCCATCCGGCAGTACATGGCGGTGGTGCTGCCCGGTCTGGCGAGCATCGTGGGGCTGTTTCTGCTGCGGCAGGCGTACCTGGGCATTCCGCTGGAGCTGATCGAGGCCGCCCGCATCGACGGCGCCTCCGAGCTAACCATCTGGCGGCGCATCATGTTGCCGCTGGCGACCCCCACCATTGCCGCCTTCGCCATTCTGGAATTCGTGGCGTACTGGAACTCGTTCCTGTGGGCTCGGATCATGCTGCCCGACAAGAACCTGCTGCCGCTGTCGGCGGGCCTGCTGGAACTCAGCGGGACCTTCTCCACCAACAGCCGAGCGGTCATGGCGGGAGCGGTCATCACGATCATTCCCATCCTGATCGTGTTTGCCTTCGGACAGAAGTACTTCCTGAAGGGCCTGGAGGGGGCGGTGAAAGGATGAGGATAGGACTAAACTGGCATGTCACAATTCGGGGATGAAGCTAGTTCTGATGGGTGTAGCGGTGACCGCCCTGCTTGGCGCGTGCGGGCAGGTTCAACAGCGCATGGACCTGATGGATGTCAGAACGGTTGAGTTTCCGGCCAGCGTCGCCGCCGACGCTCCGATAGACATCGTTGTAGAACTCGGCTGGGGCTGTACCCCCGACTCACCTTTTGGCCAATTCACAGCCACCCGCACGGCCAAAGAATTGAAGTTGCAGGCGTTTACTAGGACCTATA
Encoded proteins:
- a CDS encoding carbohydrate ABC transporter permease; the encoded protein is MTTTPRRVSRREQHRVGGTGAKVTARNTLIAYAFLLPFLILLVIYHTWPVIFGTYLAFTKYNIISPPQWVGLANFRELMADEQFWSGLTNSLKYILIVPVIQIVALLVALLVNRPMKGIGFFRTAFYVPVVTSFAVVGLIWNWMYQQEGPVNAVLGFLGLHRGGSFLNNPATALYAVMFVTLWKGIGYYMVLYLAGLQSISPELEEAATIDGASRPQVFWNITLPGLRPTILVCSLLSTISAIKVFEEIYVMTQGGPAGSTYSALFYTYSRAFQDFQYGLAAAAGIIIAVISIIFGLINFRLTRGGKADA
- a CDS encoding carbohydrate ABC transporter permease, whose product is MLETRPAPAQPDSFAATAARLKARRQQRRRLTDLLAYAVLIVIALIMLYPFYWTLITSFEPTGNIYEAKILPRAVGIRNYAEMWKGTTVPFWRLILNSLIICTLGVSLTVTLATLAAYPLAKMRFPGRDLIFYAILALMVLPNESGLIVNYITTIKLGLLQQTNPVIDAIRQYMAVVLPGLASIVGLFLLRQAYLGIPLELIEAARIDGASELTIWRRIMLPLATPTIAAFAILEFVAYWNSFLWARIMLPDKNLLPLSAGLLELSGTFSTNSRAVMAGAVITIIPILIVFAFGQKYFLKGLEGAVKG